In a single window of the Schistocerca americana isolate TAMUIC-IGC-003095 chromosome X, iqSchAmer2.1, whole genome shotgun sequence genome:
- the LOC124555015 gene encoding cyclic pyranopterin monophosphate synthase-like, producing MVDVGSKLVTERTAAARAKVFVRPELMKLVRENGLKKGDVLSIASLAGIVGSKQTSSLIPLCHNISLSSVAVDIELDSALNCVIVTGTAKCRGQTGVEMEALTAVSVSALTVYDMCKAVSHDIVISEIMLLAKSGGTRGDFHRT from the coding sequence atggtcgacgtgggttcgaagctggtgacagaacggactgctgcagcacgagcaaaggtttttgtgcgacccgaactgatgaaactcgtacgagaaaatggcctgaagaaaggtgacgtacttagcaTTGCtagcctggcgggaattgtggggtccaagcagacgtccagccttatccctctgtgtcataacatatctttatcctctgtggctgtggacattgaactggactctgctctcaactgtgtgattgtaactggcacggcaaagtgtagagggcagacgggtgtggagatggaagctctcactgctgtatcggtatctgccttaacagtgtacgatatgtgcaaagctgtgagtcatgacattgtgatatctgaaataatgcttctggccaaaagtgggggaactagaggagacttccaccggacatga